The Thunnus thynnus chromosome 2, fThuThy2.1, whole genome shotgun sequence genome includes a region encoding these proteins:
- the zgc:63587 gene encoding septin-2, whose translation MSQSGEKGKFPDAAGYVGFANLPNQVHRKSVKKGFEFTLMVVGESGLGKSTLINSLFLTDLYPERYIPGAAEKIERTVQIEASTVEIEERGVKLRLTVVDTPGYGDAINSQDCFKTIIQYIDNQFERYLHDESGLNRRHIVDNRVHCCFYFISPFGHGLKPLDVEFMKAIHSKVNIVPVIAKADTLTLKERDRLKRRILDEIAEHGIRIYQLPDADSDEDEEFKEQTRVLKASIPFAVIGSNQLIEVKGKKIRGRLYPWGVVEVENPEHNDFLKLRTMLVTHMQDLQEVTQDLHYENFRSERLKRAGRAVDEDVVDKDQILLQKEAELRRMQEMIAQMQAQMKMKTDE comes from the exons ATGTCTCAATctggagagaaagggaag TTCCCAGATGCAGCAGGTTATGTAGGGTTTGCCAACCTCCCAAACCAAGTGCACCGAAAGTCTGTGAAAAAAGGGTTTGAATTCACCCTGATGGTTGTAG GGGAGTCTGGTTTGGGCAAATCAACACTTATAAACAGCCTGTTTCTTACTGATCTCTACCCTGAACGCTACATCCCTGGTGCTGCAG AGAAGATCGAGAGGACGGTGCAGATCGAGGCATCGACCGTGGAGATCGAAGAAAGAGGAGTGAAGCTTCGCCTCACCGTGGTCGACACCCCTGGATACGGAGATGCTATCAACAGCCAGGACTG CTTTAAGACCATCATCCAGTACATTGACAATCAGTTTGAGCGATACCTTCATGATGAGAGCGGACTCAACCGAAGACACATAGTGGACAACAGGGTGCACTGCTGCTTCTACTTCATCTCTCCATTTGGACACgg TCTAAAGCCTCTGGATGTGGAGTTTATGAAGGCCATCCACAGCAAAGTTAACATAGTCCCGGTCATTGCTAAGGCTGATACACTGACACTGAAGGAGAGGGACCGCCTGAAGAGGAGG ATCCTGGACGAGATCGCAGAGCACGGGATCAGAATTTATCAGCTACCTGACGCAGACTCTGACGAAGACGAGGAGTTCAAGGAGCAGACCAGAGTCCTCAAG GCGAGCATTCCCTTTGCTGTCATTGGCTCCAACCAGCTCATTGAGGTAAAGGGAAAGAAGATCCGAGGTCGTCTTTACCCATGGGGAGTTGTGGAGGTGGAGAATCCCGAGCACAATGACTTCCTCAAGCTCCGCACCATGCTTGT GACCCACATGCAAGACCTGCAGGAGGTAACTCAGGATCTGCATTATGAGAACTTCCGCTCAGAGAGACTGAAGAGAGCGGGCAG AGCTGTGGATGAGGATGTGGTGGATAAGGACCAGATCCTGCTCCAGAAAGAGGCAGAG CTGAGACGCATGCAGGAGATGATCGCTCAGATGCAGGCACAGATGAAGATGAAAACAGACGAGTAA